In the Limanda limanda chromosome 1, fLimLim1.1, whole genome shotgun sequence genome, one interval contains:
- the rx3 gene encoding retinal homeobox protein Rx3 encodes MWLLGSPAQVMMMMDERLSPSARSVQSPGSNSSTIHSIEAILGFKEDTIFHKSASYSMAGKVLAKDAERTGSVTVTPGKKSLYAESFDTVCAAEASVCPDSPDRDDGKLSDDENPKKKHRRNRTTFTTFQLHELERAFEKSHYPDVYSREELAMKVNLPEVRVQVWFQNRRAKWRRQEKLEVSSIQLQDTSSSLLCLSRSPTGSLGSGLQLDPWLSSPITTSTSLQSLPGFIGGSQGLSGTYNPSPPPSVPSSLSASFLSCPGLGHGQHLPHMGSMCPPPQAYQCSADPRNSSIASLRMKAKEHIQSIGKTW; translated from the exons ATGTGGCTTCTTGGATCACCTGCCCAagtcatgatgatgatggatgaGCGCCTGTCTCCCTCTGCACGCTCGGTTCAGAGCCCCGGGAGCAACTCGTCCACGATCCACAGCATCGAGGCCATACTGGGATTTAAAGAGGACACCATCTTCCACAAGTCGGCCTCGTACAGCATGGCGGGAAAAGTTCTGGCCAAAGACGCAGAGCGCACCGGGAGCGTCACCGTGACACCGGGGAAGAAGAGTCTTTACGCAGAAAGTTTTGACA CTGTGTGCGCCGCGGAAGCCTCGGTGTGCCCGGACTCACCGGACAGAGACGACGGGAAACTGTCCGACGACGAGAACCCGAAGAAGAAGCACCGTCGGAACCGGACCACGTTCACCACCTTCCAGCTCCACGAGCTGGAGAGAGCCTTCGAGAAGTCCCACTACCCGGACGTGTACAGCCGCGAGGAGCTGGCCATGAAGGTCAACCTGCCGGAGGTCCGAGTGCAG gTGTGGTTCCAAAACCGACGGGCAAAGTGGCGTCggcaggagaagctggaggtgaGCTCCATCCAGCTCCAggacacctcctcctctctgctctgcctgAGCCGCTCCCCCACTGGCTCCCTGGGCTCCGGCCTGCAGCTGGACCCCTGGCTCTCCAGCCCgatcaccacctccacctccctgcaGTCCCTCCCGGGCTTCATCGGTGGCTCGCAGGGCCTTTCGGGCACTTAcaacccctctcctcctccttctgtgcCCTCTTCCCTGTCGGCCTCCTTCCTGTCCTGCCCCGGCCTGGGACATGGCCAGCACCTGCCCCACATGGGCTCTATGTGCCCCCCACCCCAGGCGTACCAGTGCTCTGCTGATCCAAGGAACTCCAGTATAGCCTCACTGAGGATGAAGGCGAAGGAACACATTCAGAGTATTGGGAAGACGTGGTGA
- the grp gene encoding gastrin-releasing peptide — protein MGGMCWCYPWTCRLWPLLILATLPNCVVQYSESPAAVVGKMYPRGNHWAVGHLMGKKSIESPPAEVQGTNLNSDQLTETELERFEPLMEALTEQKNQNQKRPQTADRLLRLHRGWREEVRDKYLRELSDLILLSLKLRGNDST, from the exons ATGGGCGGAATGTGCTGGTGTTATCCGTGGACCTGCAGACTGTGGCCGCTTCTGATTCTGGCGACTTTACCCAACTGCGTGGTGCAATACTCAGAGAGTCCGGCTGCTGTAGTGGGGAAGATGTACCCAAGAGGCAACCACTGGGCAGTAG GTCACTTGATGGGTAAGAAGAGCATCGAGAGCCCGCCTGCTGAAGTGCAGGGGACGAACCTCAACAGTGACCAGCTCACAGAAACAGAGCTGGAACGATTCGAGCCCCTGATGGAGGCACTGACAGAGCAGAAGAACCAAAACCAGAAGAGGCCCCAGACCGCAGACAGGCTGCTCCGACTGCACAGAGGCTGGAGAGAAGAGGTCAGAGACAAATATCTCAGAGAG CTGTCAGACCTGATTCTTCTATCTTTGAAACTGCGAGGCAACGACTCCACCTGA